The segment TTGCCTACCCTTGCGCAAAAAATCCACCGATGCAAAGTGGACCTTGGTCACCACAAACTTTTCTTGAGATTTTTCAAGCCATTCCTTGTAAATGCGGGATTCAAGGATAATCGGGCGATCCGCCTCGGCAATTTCGGGAGAATAGGAATATTCAATCATTTTTCTTTCGGGGCGTCCGGCGCAACCGTCGCCTTTTTCCAGATTTTATAGAGAAAGTCTAGAACAGTGACGCTGTCAGAATCAACAACCATCTTGTTGGTCGACAGGTTATAGACCATCCAATCTTTTTTAGAATTCGGACCGCAGAACGATTCGTCATCATCGGGCGTAAACAGTTCGCGAATAAAGCGGGCCTGTCCACCAACCTGGAAGGTATTAATCGTAAAGTAGCTGAACGTTCCGCATTCCGGAATCTTTTCGGTATAGTAAGTGCTATAATGCCAAATGGTATCGGGGCGTTCCTGCAGCTTACCAAGTTCCGTCGAATCGTTTTCCCACTTGGAATTGATGCAGTACACGGAATCGGAATCAGCACAAGCGTAATGCACCGGCACCAAGTTCGTATCGTTAATGTTCCATGAACTCGGATAAATGGTATCGGGCACAGTCTTTTTGCACATGTCCACACGGTGCGTGCAAGTAGACTTCATGGTACGCCAGTAGAACACACGCGGCGTAAGGGAATCGAGCACGCGCATCACCGTCGGAATTGTCTTTCCATGCTTTTTGTCTTTGGTACGCAGCGGGAATTCCTGCACATCCGCAAAAGCAGAATCCAGATACATTTCAAACGTATCTCTCAAAAGGCTTCCTCGACGAAGGATAATGGAATCCAGCGACGTGTCCGCATCGTTTTTCACCTTGATGACACCGATACCGGACATCTGCTTAGACGAAAGCAAAAGTTTGAGAGTCGTATCGGGGCGGTAATAAGGGGCGGCACAATCTTCGGCGGTCGCGTGAATCGAAAGCGTCGGCGCAATCCAAAGGACCGAATCTTCCTTGTCGTAATCCAGATTGATCGACTTCAAGGCGCAATTCGAGAACGTCCACATTTTTCCCATGTCCAGATACAGGGTATCCTTGGACAAGTGAATCGTCTTACCGGAATCGAGGCGAGCATAGGCAAAAAAGCCTTCGCCATCGTAGCTAAAGTCTTCTTTAGAAACATTCAGGGGACCGTCGGTGTCTTTTTCGCAGCCGGCAAAAAACACGACTGCAGACAAAATCCACAACAAAGCAAGACCCATGTATTTAGAGCGAAGACGGTTCATGAGACCAAAGGTATTAAAAACCGTTCAACTTTTCAAACGACGCAAGCGAATCAAGTGCGACAGGATGCGTCGAAGCGTAAAAATCGTTCCAACGCACGAACTGGCCATTCAAACGAACCGACAAAAAGAAGGTCGCACTATCTTTCGGAGAAAGCCTGCCCAGCACCGACTGCACGCCAACGGTATCACCCACCGACAAGGAATCGTTGGGGGCGCCCATGCCCAATGTTTTACTAGTCACGTTATAGCCATGGTCAATTTCAACAAAGTAACCAAGGGAATCATGACCCGTTTCGAGCACGCGCCCGGCAAGCACCGGATAAATCGGAGCCTCGCCGATACCGCTAAACACATCCATCGCAAGCAATGATTCCTGGCCTTCAAAATCAAAGCCTTCGTCAATCGAAAGCGCCGACCATTCCAACGGGAGTCTCGGGCACACACCAGGGAACTTACACCCCGTATTCTTGGACACCCATATGTAGCTGGAATCCGGTTTCATATAACGTAAATACACCGACTGCACGCTGTCTTCATGCACCACAAGTAACGCATTACCGAAATCTGCAATCGGGGCAATCCAGTGGAGTTTAGACTTTTCTGTCTTACGGAGAGAACCCACGTAACGCAAGAACGGGTTCGGCAAGCGCGAAACAGGAATGGAATCGACCAGCACCCATGAGCACTGCGCCAAGTTCTTTTTTATCGTGAACGGCTTGCCGCCATAAAGTTTGCAGCGGTAATCCCAGGTTTCAACCGGCTTTTCTTCTTCGTTGCCAGGAAGCGGCAACGCATTTGCAATTTTCGAGACGAATCCCGAAAAATAAGCCGTCAAAGCCGCCACGGCCACTAGCACGAGTCGGATTAACGGGAACTTATGTTGAGTATTAAAAGATTTGCGCTTACGTGTGTATTCTTGGAACTCGACAGGCATCGGACTAAAGGCTGAAAATCGCGATGGCACCGCCCACAGCAGCCAACAAAAGCAAGGCAACAATGATCACGGTCTTGGCCGAAGACGGTTCTTCGTCGAACGGAACATCGAGGCCCTTCTTCTTCGAATTTTCCGCCGGTTCTTCCTTGGCAATCGCATTGAAGCTCTTGGTAAACCTGCGGTGCTGACCGGTGCGACGATCCAAGTGTGCAGACGGAGCTCCTTCGATAGAGCCCATGGTGCTGCCCATGTTCTGCGATGCGACCGGAACCTGCTCGTCATGAGTCACTTCAATGACATCGGGTTCAGCAGCAGCCGGAGACTGAGCCTGCAACGAGAACGACATCAAGTCTTCTTCGTAAGCAAAGACCATGATGCTCTTGTCAAGACCAGCCTTTTTGAGGCCAACAAGAATCGTCTGGTTATTGGTAAGGACGGCAAAAATGCCCTTGCGGTCATCCATTTCCTGCTGGAACTGGATAAAGGCATTGTATGCGTCGCTATAGACAAAGTCGAGACCCGTCAAATCGACGGCCAAATACTTTTCGTCAGGCTTTTCAGCGAGAAGATCGCGAACATCTTTCTTAAACTGTTCGGCATCAAACGCCCCAATCGGGTTCAGGGGGGCGGACATCAAATCAAAAATTCCAACTTCGCGATAATTCTTTAATTGCGGCATGGTAAAAATATAGCCTAATTATAGTTCAACGTGTGCGACCTATCACCAAAAAATGCTCCTAAACTCGATAAAATCGCGGTTTCTGCCCCAAATTACTCTAAAACTTCGTCGTCAGTTTCGATGATGGCATTCTTAGCCGGAGCAGGAGCGGGCGACGAAGCGGCAGCCGGACTTTCGTTTTGAGCCTCGGGCGCGGCCTGGTCTTGCACAGATTCAGATGCCGGAGCGGACTGCTCGGAAGCGGTTTCTGTAGCACGAGAAGCTTCGTAGGGTTCGCGTTCCATATCCTCGTAAGAGGATTCGTCATCGGGTTCTTCAGTCAGGTTCTTGCTGCGGACCGGAGTTGCTTCCGGCGTGCCCGGCTTAGGCGCATGGCCAAACAAGTACGGGCTGATACTGACGCTCACGCGATGCACCGGAGAAAGCACCGGGTGCGATTCGAAAGCGTAGTCGACTTTTACAAATTTTGCAATAACAAGACCCGCACCCGCAGTCACGCTCTGGAGTGTGGTAAAGCTCGAAAGGCCCGCCCTGAGCGAAAGGCCGAAATCAAACGTATATTCGATACCGCCGCGACCACCCGACAGCCAATCCAGCGGATTTTCCCACACGCGCTTGCCGCGGGACTTGTCCATTTCGTAATCCAAGTCGCGAGCTTCGCGGTGCAAAAGTTCTGCGCCCTGCCAATACAGGTTCAACTTGCCATACAGGTAAGACACCGGAAGTCCATAACTGGCAGCGATATACAGCTCCGGAGAAGAATATTCGAACTCGCCCGATTCCCAACTGGTCGCCGAAGACGTCCAGCCCTTCAAGAGGGCAGACAAATAAAGTTCATCGACCGCATTAAAGCGAAGTCCGGCATCGCCGCGGAAACCCCAACCGGTCTGATCCATTTCACGGTAAAGGCCGTGGAATCCAATACCTAAGTCCAAGCGTTTCGTGAGCTTACGGCCAAAGGTTGCCGAGAATACCCAGTCCGCAATGGAAAGAGTATTGTAGTTGGATCCTTCTGGCAGAGGTTCGCCCTCTTTAATGTACGGGATATCGTCGGCACCGAATCTGGAAAAAGAAATTCCTAAACCCTGACCTGCACCCAGCGGCACCACCGCCGAAGCGTAGTCATACTTTGTATCCTCATAGTATTCGGTATGCGAAAAAGAAGCCCACGCATAATTCACATTTGCAAGCTGATAGGGGTTGGACATGAGCCCCAGGTAATCGCCATCGACGGCCATCGTCGCAGAACCCAAAGCGGCAGAACGCGCACCCGGTTCAATATCCAAGGTCGCATTCGCACCAACCACACGATCGGCGGCAAAAGAACTCGCAACAGCAATTAAAGCAATACAAACAGAATTTTTCGCTAATGTCATACTTTGCCCCTCAAGATAGATTATTTTTGTTTCGCAGACCAGTAAAAAAGCATTTTAAATGAACCTTTCGGAACACATCGAGCAATATTTGAGCTACATCGCGGACCGGCGACGTTTTTCGCCGCGTACCATAGACACCTACCGCAAGTCGCTCACAAAATTTTTGGAACATCTCGGCGAAGGTTCTAGCGTTTTTCCGCTCAACGCATTTTCGGAGTCCAGCATCAAGACCTTCGTGTGGGACTTGAAGATGAAGCAGAAACTTGCCCCCACAAGCATTTGCGAACACCTGGCCGCCTTAAAGAGTTTTGGCAAGTACCTGGTCAAGAGCAAGATTCTTGAAAAGAATCCCGCCGAAAACGTTCCCATGCCCAAGCGCCCTAAACGCTTGGTGAATGTTCTTGGGCAAAAGGATTTGGCCGAAGAAAAATTCCCGGACATTCCAAACCCCACACTCCAGCAAGTACGTGCAAGGATCCTGCTTGAACTTATCTACGGTTCAGGACTGCGCATTTCGGAATGCCAGAACCTCACCTGGGACCGCATCGACACAAGCGCAAAGCTTGTGCGCATTCTCGGCAAGGGCAACAA is part of the uncultured Fibrobacter sp. genome and harbors:
- a CDS encoding M23 family metallopeptidase, whose translation is MPVEFQEYTRKRKSFNTQHKFPLIRLVLVAVAALTAYFSGFVSKIANALPLPGNEEEKPVETWDYRCKLYGGKPFTIKKNLAQCSWVLVDSIPVSRLPNPFLRYVGSLRKTEKSKLHWIAPIADFGNALLVVHEDSVQSVYLRYMKPDSSYIWVSKNTGCKFPGVCPRLPLEWSALSIDEGFDFEGQESLLAMDVFSGIGEAPIYPVLAGRVLETGHDSLGYFVEIDHGYNVTSKTLGMGAPNDSLSVGDTVGVQSVLGRLSPKDSATFFLSVRLNGQFVRWNDFYASTHPVALDSLASFEKLNGF
- a CDS encoding STAS domain-containing protein, producing MPQLKNYREVGIFDLMSAPLNPIGAFDAEQFKKDVRDLLAEKPDEKYLAVDLTGLDFVYSDAYNAFIQFQQEMDDRKGIFAVLTNNQTILVGLKKAGLDKSIMVFAYEEDLMSFSLQAQSPAAAEPDVIEVTHDEQVPVASQNMGSTMGSIEGAPSAHLDRRTGQHRRFTKSFNAIAKEEPAENSKKKGLDVPFDEEPSSAKTVIIVALLLLAAVGGAIAIFSL
- a CDS encoding tyrosine-type recombinase/integrase, translated to MNLSEHIEQYLSYIADRRRFSPRTIDTYRKSLTKFLEHLGEGSSVFPLNAFSESSIKTFVWDLKMKQKLAPTSICEHLAALKSFGKYLVKSKILEKNPAENVPMPKRPKRLVNVLGQKDLAEEKFPDIPNPTLQQVRARILLELIYGSGLRISECQNLTWDRIDTSAKLVRILGKGNKERIVPLTESFIDRIANYKQMQMQAGHLPTATGYVFLSEDGKPFGLRTLRNDIQHLLREIGWEGKASPHVLRHSFATHLLENGAEIMSVKEMLGHSNISTTQVYTHVNAERLRAAFKKTHPRA